Proteins found in one Lachancea thermotolerans CBS 6340 chromosome C complete sequence genomic segment:
- the GFD1 gene encoding Gfd1p (some similarities with uniprot|Q04839 Saccharomyces cerevisiae YMR255W GFD1 Coiled-coiled protein of unknown function identified as a high-copy suppressor of a dbp5 mutation): MSLNSSIWASPSTDSEDRSALDSKTNGLGSSMWASASVSSTQRKSRRKSSSCNRKKEPSRTNKQEKPSKPSTGNALAARLGMLDLNKPLDSPQKQEGPKKNRRASPPQEKKSSNSLAARLGMVEDSESSGDSDSEDVTRPSTSDKKSIFDRIKPKRETKNDSSLERGSGAGKQAAKHGSKMELLKQKVEEQKRIKETNQHKSQQTELLKDFLNDDASFNWEDEL, from the coding sequence ATGtctttgaactcttcgATCTGGGCCAGCCCATCGACAGACTCAGAAGATAGAAGTGCGCTCGACTCTAAAACAAATGGCTTGGGATCCAGCATGTGGGCAAGCGCAAGCGTGTCTAGCACTCAGAGGAAGTCCAGGAGAAAGTCTTCAAGTTGCAACCGCAAGAAGGAGCCTTCAAGGACTaacaaacaagaaaagccTTCGAAGCCCTCGACAGGCAACGCCCTAGCCGCTAGGCTTGGCATGTTGGATTTGAATAAACCACTAGACTCGCCTCAGAAGCAAGAAGGTCCAAAGAAAAATAGAAGAGCTAGCCCACCGcaggagaaaaagagctctaATTCACTGGCCGCAAGGCTAGGCATGGTTGAAGACAGTGAATCGAGCGGTGATTCTGATTCCGAAGATGTTACCAGGCCGTCCACTAGCGACAAAAAAAGCATCTTCGATCGGATAAAACCTAAAAGAGAAACTAAGAATGACTCAAGCTTGGAACGCGGTTCGGGCGCTGGTAAGCAAGCGGCAAAGCATGGTTCGAAGatggagctgctgaagcaaAAAGTTGAGGAGCAAAAGAGGATTAAAGAAACCAATCAGCACAAATCCCAGCAAAcagagcttctcaaagactttTTAAATGATGACGCGAGCTTCAACTGGGAGGACgagctttga
- a CDS encoding uncharacterized protein (similar to uniprot|Q04835 Saccharomyces cerevisiae YMR253C Protein of unknown function green fluorescent protein (GFP)-fusion protein localizes to the cytoplasm in a punctate pattern), whose protein sequence is MTEVPRSETAGNKSNDSRLQRLSSEYLKPNIGLLYLLISNLFNSVMVVSTKLLETDPELEEPITPLQILVVRMFITYIGTLIYMLYNRDRIDHVPWGPPDMRKWLILRGCTGFFGVFGMYYSLMYLSVPDATIITFLGPSFTGLLAWAILRERYSKVEATGALVSLMGVILIVRPSFLFGSSATDDSGGTAESRDPHARLVATIVALVGVIGASNVYIIIRYIGQRAHAIMSVSYFALIACCVSLVGICVIPSMGFQIPQTSKQWFLFTLIGFSGFFMQLLLTMGIQRERAGRGAIMSYSQIIYAIFWDVFIWHHLPGLWSWCGIIVILGSAIWVVKCKPKSEFIATATTDQESQVIQMEDFEIHDDEDDIK, encoded by the coding sequence ATGACCGAAGTACCGAGAAGTGAAACAGCAGGGAACAAGAGCAATGACAGCCGGCTTCAACGGCTTTCAAGCGAGTACCTCAAGCCGAATATAGGGTTACTCTACCTGCTAATATCGAACTTGTTCAACAGCGTTATGGTTGTTTCCACTAAGTTACTGGAAACAGATCCGGAGTTAGAAGAGCCGATCACACCCTTGCAGATATTGGTGGTTCGCATGTTCATCACGTATATTGGTACCCTGATTTACATGCTCTACAACCGCGATCGCATCGATCATGTTCCCTGGGGCCCCCCTGATATGCGTAAATGGCTGATCCTGAGGGGCTGCACGGGATTTTTTGGAGTCTTTGGGATGTACTATTCGCTGATGTATCTGTCAGTCCCAGACGCAACGATAATAACATTCCTGGGTCCATCATTCACGGGCTTATTGGCGTGGGCGATTTTGCGAGAGCGCTATTCCAAAGTGGAAGCTACGGGCGCTTTGGTGTCTCTCATGGGCGTGATACTGATAGTTCGGCCTTCGTTCCTGTTCGGAAGTTCCGCCACGGACGACTCGGGCGGAACTGCAGAGTCTCGCGACCCGCATGCCCGCCTTGTTGCCACAATAGTTGCACTGGTTGGTGTTATTGGAGCCTCGAACGTCTATATCATCATAAGATATATCGGCCAAAGGGCGCACGCAATAATGAGCGTATCATATTTTGCACTCATAGCGTGTTGCGTATCCTTGGTTGGTATATGCGTCATACCTTCAATGGGTTTTCAAATTCCGCAGACTTCTAAACAATGGTTTCTATTCACGCTAATAGGATTCTCTGGGTTCTTTATGCAGCTGTTGTTGACTATGGGTATCCAAAGGGAGCGTGCTGGCAGAGGAGCAATCATGTCTTATTCCCAAATCATTTATGCGATCTTCTGGGACGTCTTTATATGGCACCACCTGCCTGGGCTGTGGTCTTGGTGTGGTATCATTGTTATCTTGGGGTCTGCGATTTGGGTTGTAAAGTGTAAACCGAAGTCAGAGTTCATAGCTACTGCTACCACTGACCAGGAAAGCCAAGTGATACAGATGGAGGATTTCGAAATACatgatgacgaagatgacattAAATGA
- the MLO1 gene encoding Mlo1p (similar to uniprot|Q04814 Saccharomyces cerevisiae YMR252C Hypothetical ORF), with amino-acid sequence MFRFQAPFATLSRRQSTFAYKKWVDLETSQRQQFIKGFVENYRKQYPGSKTNVSLKGLALGMEDHADAPTVFGIFYDDIWGLCKKSKESLYSGEKSAAQRNDIKQTGRFGHESFYDLLVGKEGDH; translated from the coding sequence ATGTTTCGGTTTCAGGCACCTTTCGCTACGCTAAGCCGCCGTCAAAGTACGTTTGCATACAAAAAGTGGGTTGACCTTGAAACCTCTCAAAGGCAGCAATTCATAAAAGGCTTTGTCGAGAACTACAGAAAGCAATACCCAGGTTCAAAGACTAATGTGTCGTTAAAGGGTTTAGCCCTCGGGATGGAGGACCACGCGGATGCTCCCACGGTTTTTGGAATATTTTATGATGACATTTGGGGCCTATGTAAAAAGTCTAAGGAAAGCTTATATTCAGGGGAGAAAAGTGCAGCACAGCGAAATGATATCAAACAGACTGGTCGATTCGGGCATGAAAGTTTCTACGATCTCTTGGTTGGGAAGGAGGGCGatcattga
- the AMD2 gene encoding putative amidase (weakly similar to uniprot|P22580 Saccharomyces cerevisiae YDR242W AMD2 Putative amidase), whose amino-acid sequence MTQQKFPAQDAAKFSKYEPLIEEYKKEAVAQMQQFDPAFYEKCVATIPSENELDTEPIDARQFLSFLTNEEASIVNDLTISDLTRKQLDGELTATVITKAFIKAAIIAQLATNCVMQFLIPEALARAQELDDYLKENKKLVGPLHGVVVSLKEHMNFKGKVTNASYVAYLENIPDNEAVSITILRKLGAVFHTRTAQPQGIMHLDTWNNITGRTRNPLSTRLSPGGSSGGESAIVAMHGSVIGHGSDIGGSVRAPAAFTDIFGLRPTTKRISLLNGLSSGKGQESIVAVQGPLARSIDELDAYMRAYINEGQPWTYDPNCIPIAWREPSLPPKIKIGVLYDDNLVTPFPAVTRAISETVAKLSKNPAFEIVNLKPDWFSEEEMLDIYTANLKLYTCDGNEIQLSMWTPSGEPLLPLTEHYMKFGGGKKLSIYENRMLNAQRDALKLQMQQKYFSELDFILSPTYNGPSEIPGESLYWGYTSFWNLLDYPNVTFPVDVAHDKEKDAGIPELRKNEYEKMVWYKENGDVRYDPESYIGGPVALQLTGKRFCDEDVVAATKQIISALGVERR is encoded by the coding sequence ATGactcaacaaaagtttCCCGCGCAAGACGCGGCCAAGTTTAGCAAGTACGAGCCGCTCATCGAAGAGTACAAGAAGGAAGCTGTTGCTCAAATGCAGCAATTCGACCCTGCTTTCTATGAGAAGTGTGTTGCCACCATTCCATCGGAAAATGAGCTAGACACTGAGCCTATTGATGCCCGGCAGTTCCTGAGCTTCCTTACCAACGAGGAGGCAAGCATCGTCAACGATCTAACGATCTCGGACCTGACACGCAAGCAGCTAGATGGCGAACTCACGGCAACCGTAATCACAAAAGCATTCATCAAGGCTGCGATTATCGCACAGCTCGCTACAAACTGCGTGATGCAATTCTTGATTCCGGAAGCGTTAGCAAGAGCGCAAGAACTAGATGACTATCTTAAggagaacaagaagctcgtTGGACCTTTACACGGTGTAGTCGTGTCGCTAAAAGAGCACATGAACTTCAAGGGCAAGGTAACGAACGCTTCTTACGTCGCATACCTAGAAAACATTCCTGACAACGAGGCTGTCTCTATCACCATTTTGCGTAAATTAGGAGCTGTTTTCCACACCAGAACCGCTCAGCCACAAGGAATTATGCACCTGGACACCTGGAATAACATAACTGGGCGGACCAGAAATCCACTTTCAACACGCCTGTCTCCTGGCGGTTCTTCTGGTGGTGAATCCGCGATAGTTGCTATGCATGGGTCAGTTATTGGGCATGGTAGCGACATCGGCGGTAGTGTCCGCGCCCCTGCAGCTTTCACTGATATCTTCGGTCTGAGACCCACCACAAAGAGAATCTCTCTGCTAAACGGCCTATCTAGTGGGAAAGGTCAGGAATCGATTGTTGCTGTCCAAGGCCCACTGGCAAGATCTATTGATGAACTAGACGCCTACATGCGCGCATACATCAATGAGGGTCAACCCTGGACTTACGACCCCAACTGTATCCCAATTGCTTGGCGTGAGCCCAGCTTGCCCCCAAAGATCAAAATTGGTGTGCTTTACGATGACAACTTGGTGACCCCTTTCCCAGCAGTTACCAGAGCCATTAGCGAAACGGTTGCTAAGCTTTCCAAAAATCCAGCTTTCGAAATCGTCAACTTGAAACCTGACTGGttctctgaagaagagatgcTTGATATTTACACagcaaacttgaagctttacACGTGTGACGGTAACGAAATCCAGCTCTCTATGTGGACACCAAGCGGAGAACCCCTATTGCCCCTGACGGAGCACTACATGAAGTTTGGTGGgggaaagaagctttctaTATATGAAAACAGAATGCTGAATGCACAAAGAGATGctttgaaacttcaaatgCAACAAAAGTACTTCTCTGAATTGGACTTCATTCTGTCCCCTACTTACAACGGCCCCTCTGAGATTCCTGGAGAATCTTTGTACTGGGGCTACACCTCATTCTGGAACTTATTGGACTATCCAAATGTCACGTTCCCTGTTGATGTTGCTCATGATAAGGAGAAGGATGCCGGCATTCCAGAGCTAAGAAAGAATGAATATGAAAAGATGGTATGGTACAAGGAAAATGGTGATGTCAGATACGACCCTGAGTCGTACATTGGTGGGCCTGTTGCTTTACAGCTCACTGGTAAGCGGTTCTGCGACGAAGACGTAGTGGCTGCTACTAAGCAAATCATATCTGCGCTAGGGGTCGAGAGACGCTAG
- the CDC34 gene encoding SCF E2 ubiquitin-protein ligase catalytic subunit CDC34 (highly similar to uniprot|P14682 Saccharomyces cerevisiae YDR054C CDC34 Ubiquitin-conjugating enzyme or E2 together with Skp1p Rbx1p Cdc53p and an F-box protein forms a ubiquitin-protein ligase called the SCF complex which regulates cell cycle progression by targeting key substrates for degradation) — translation MSNRKNTAASLLLRQYRELTDAKKAIPSFHIELDDDSNIFLWNIGVMVLNEDSIYHGGYFKAQMRFPEDFPFSPPTFRFTPAIYHPNVYRDGRLCISILHTSGDPTSEEPDSETWSPVQTVESVLISIVSLLEDPNISSPANVDAAVDYRKNIEQYKQRVQLEVERSKQDIPEGFVMPTSRTAYVAQRQAEPEETRDLGDNFWYDSDDEDDADIYGYDHNEEQEDNDIQFDDSENENDDDDDVSVDNDSVMDRKQPNKAEDESDDLEDGELKLEK, via the coding sequence ATGAGCAACCGCAAGAATACGGCCGCCAGCCTGCTTCTCAGGCAGTACCGCGAACTGACCGATGCCAAGAAAGCGATTCCCTCCTTCCACATAGAGCTGGACGATGATTCCAACATCTTTCTGTGGAACATCGGCGTAATGGTGCTGAACGAAGACTCCATCTACCACGGCGGGTACTTCAAGGCGCAGATGCGGTTTCCAGAGGACTTCCCCTTCTCGCCGCCCACGTTCCGGTTCACACCCGCCATATACCACCCCAACGTGTACCGCGACGGGCGTTTGTGCATTTCGATCTTGCACACCAGCGGGGACCCAACCTCGGAGGAGCCGGACTCCGAAACGTGGTCTCCTGTGCAGACGGTCGAGAGCGTGCTGATCTCTATTGTGTCGCTTCTCGAAGACCCCAACATCTCCTCGCCGGCTAACGTCGACGCAGCGGTGGACTACCGCAAGAATATTGAACAGTACAAGCAGCGCGTGCAGCTTGAAGTCGAGCGCTCGAAACAGGACATACCGGAAGGATTTGTCATGCCGACGTCACGTACCGCTTACGTTGCGCAGCGACAGGCCGAGCCCGAGGAGACCCGCGATCTCGGCGACAACTTCTGGTACGACagcgacgacgaggacgacgcCGACATCTACGGCTACGACCACAACGAAGAGCAGGAGGACAACGATATCCAGTTCGACGATAGCGAAAACGAgaacgacgacgatgacgacgtCAGCGTCGATAACGACAGCGTTATGGACCGCAAGCAGCCCAACAAAGCCGAAGACGAGAGCGATGACCTCGAAGACGGAGAGTTGAAGCTCGAGAAGTAG
- the SLM4 gene encoding Slm4p (some similarities with uniprot|P38247 Saccharomyces cerevisiae YBR077C SLM4 Protein with a potential role in actin cytoskeleton organization, possible component of the TOR nutrient signaling pathway), with the protein MGSWSGELIALRSLPRLLQKATHGPARCTPGFCLALRACILFSNCSLFPSTSFVVSLAITCVMLYLIWETFNLLGSVVLLHEPHAPSTIIMLHGKNIHHLLELTLSPVQTVVAEHEPLFSSLLVSCTNGSIISYANSDTAPTTYNNSSNNLKMMALLVRDKWNEDQQDPSAQATHSCYQCEAEDGEVTRVYTYELEDLHACVAQIPRSDLLLLFIASSDYPYGLLVKKMKAALRAFSSMYGYKLD; encoded by the coding sequence ATGGGTTCCTGGTCCGGCGAACTCATAGCGTTGCGGAGCCTCCCACGGCTCCTTCAAAAGGCCACACACGGCCCCGCGCGCTGCACACCTGGCTTCTGTCTTGCGCTGCGCGCTTGCATTCTGTTCTCTAACTGTTCTCTCTTCCCTTCCACATCGTTTGTAGTGAGTCTCGCGATCACCTGTGTAATGCTCTATCTAATATGGGAAACGTTCAACTTACTGGGCTCAGTTGTGCTGCTCCACGAACCACACGCACCGAGCACCATCATTATGCTCCATGGCAAGAACATCCACCACCTGCTAGAGCTCACGCTCTCCCCGGTACAGACCGTGGTTGCGGAACATGAGCCGCTTTTTTCCTCGCTCTTGGTGTCGTGCACCAACGGAAGCATTATTTCGTATGCCAACAGCGATACCGCCCCTACGACCTATAACAACTCTAGCAACAACCTCAAGATGATGGCACTGCTTGTCAGGGACAAGTGGAACGAAGACCAGCAAGACCCCAGCGCTCAAGCGACACATAGCTGCTACCAGTGCGAGGCCGAGGACGGCGAGGTTACGCGTGTGTACACCTATGAGCTGGAAGACCTTCACGCTTGCGTCGCACAGATACCTAGAAGCGACCTGCTTTTACTGTTCATCGCCAGCAGTGATTACCCTTACGGCTTACTGGTAAAGAAGATGAAGGCGGCCTTGCGAGCGTTTTCCAGCATGTATGGGTACAAGCTGGACTGA